The region CACACCATCCCAGACTTAGGAGAATTCTCAGGAAAGTGCTTAACTCCTGCTAAGTAGTCCTCCACCCTCTTGGCAACTTCATAGCTCCCTTTTATGCAGTCCGCTACAGAAACGCCATTGAGGTAGTTTCCCGTCAGGAAAAGACCGGGGTTTTCTCTTTCCAAGGTCTTTGCAAGCTCAATATACTTGCCGTAACCCAGTGTATACTGGGGAATGCCCTTCTTCCAGCGAGTTATGTTGAGAAAGTCAACTGCGTCCACTCTGAGCGTTTCTTTCAGTTCCCTCTCCGCTATTTCATACAGAGCTTCCTCTTCGTAATCTACCACATCGGGGTCTGTAGCTCCCCCCATGTATACGGTCAGGAGCTCCCTGCCCTCCGGTGCCCTTTTAGTGAATATCTGAGAGGAGAAGAGAACGCCAAGAGTCCTTTTTCCCTCAACCCTTGGCACGAGGAAGCCGAAGCCCGGAGGGACAGAACCCCTCTTTACGCTTGCGTGAATGACCACCACGGGGGCGTAGTATATCCTGTCAAATTCTTCTGATGCGCTCCAGGATATGTCCCTCAGAAGATAGCCCGCAGAAGTGGCGGGAGCAGAGACCACCACGCACTTTGCCTCGTATTTGCCCTTCTTTGCGTCCAGCACAAACCTATCATCTTTTTTCCTTATCTTGAGGACCACGTTCTCTGTATCCACCTTTAGCTCAGAAGATAGATGCCTTATGAGACTATAGTTTCCACCCTCAAAGGATATGAGCCTTCCACCCGGTCCGAGAGCCTTGAGCTTAATGGCTCCCTTTATCAGGCTTCCGAATTTCTGCTCAAGCTCGTAGACACGCCTTACCGCATACTTAACAGATAGCTCCTCGGGATTTCCTGCATAAACCCCCGAAACAAAGGGAGCGACCACGTAGTCAAGAAACTCTTTCCCGAGCCTTCTGCGGACGAACTCTGCAATGCTTTCTTCTGTCTTTACAGAAGGTGGCACAAGGGGCTCTCTCAAAACCCTTAGCTTGCCTGTAAGAGAGAGCAAGGGAGACTTTATAAAGCTAAGGGGAGACATGGGAAGCGGGACAAGCTTACCCTTCTTGTAGACATACCTTATCCTAGAGCTTTCGCTGGCATACTGGGGGCTTATGCCTGCGGTCTTTAAAAACTCCTCTACCTTTCCATCCGCCAGCACCGTCTGTGGTCCAAGCTCAAGGATGTAGCCCCCCTTCTGAAGAGTCTGTATGTTGCCCCCTGGGAGCTCTTCCTTTTCAAAGACATGGACTTCAAAGCCCCTTCTTTTAAGGTGCAGGGCAACGGAAAGCCCGGATATGCCCGCCCCTACTATTGCTATGTCTATCATGTCTTGTAGGGAACACCCTTGAGAGGTGAGGAGGGCACTGCGTAAGTCCTCTTTGGCATCCTCCCCGCAAGGTAGGCGAGCCTTCCCGCTATGGTGGCATACTTCATGGAGACCGCCATTCTTATGGGGTCTTTTGCCTCTGCAAGGGCTGTGTTGGTGAGTATACCGTCCACGCCAAGCTCCATAACGGGAGGTATGTCTCCTGCAGTGCCTATGCCTGCATCCACTATAACTGGCACTGAGACCGCCTCCTTTATGAATATGAGATTATAGGGATTCTGCATGCCAAGACCTGAGCCTATAGGTGCTGCAAGGGGCATGACCGCCGCACAGCCCACATCCTCAAACTTCTTTGCGTAAACAGGGTCGTCAAAGATATAGGGAAGGACTACAAAGCCCTCTTTTACAAGAAACTTCGCCGCCTTTAGGGTTTCCTCCATGTCTGGCAGTAGTGTTTTCTGGTCTCCTATGACCTCCAGCTTGACCCAGTTTATGCCCGTTGCTTCCCTCGCCAGCATGGCGGTCTTTATTGCCTCTTCTGCGGTATAGCAGCCGGCGGTGTTGGGAAGAATCTGATACTTGTTGGGGTCTATGTAGTCAAGAAGGTTTTCCTTTGTCGGGTCTGTAATGTTTACCCGGCGCACTGCCACCGTAATCATCTCCGCACCAGAGGCTTCAAGCACATCCCTGTTTTCCTGAAAGCTCCTGAACTTACCAGACCCTATTATGAGCCTTGAGCGGAAACGCCTTCCCGCAATCTCAAGGTAGTCATCCTCCAGAAGCCTTTCGTAGTCCAGCATTTAGCCACCTCCTACTATGTTTACTATCTCAACTCTGTCTCCATCCTTCAATATGCACTCCCCATACTTACTCTTTGGCACTATCTCCTCGTTCACCGCCACCGCAAGACCCACAGGTCTGACCTGTATGCCACTACTCTCAAGGAGGGCAAGCAGGGTGATGTTCTCTTTTACTTCCAGCTCCTTGCCGTTAACGAGAAGCTTCATGGAAATATTAAATATAAACTCTGCTTCGGTTTTGCAAGATGTATAAATGCATAATGATATTCTTAATTACTTATTTTAGATTAATAAACCATGAAAGGTGAAAAGAAGAAATTGAATAAATCTTTCTTCTGATATAACTTGACAAAATATAAAAGTTTGCATATACTCATAAGTAAGTTTTATTATGTTATAAAACATCCTTATAGGAGGTATGCCATGAAGGACGAGCAGTTCTTCCCAAAGGGGGCGGTAGCCTTCTTCCTTTTCATGCTTGGCTTTTATGCCTTTGTGTGGCTGTCCACTTACCTGACAATGCTCGTCAGGGGTCAGACACAACCATAAGGAGGTGAAGCCATGGATAAGGCAGAAAAGACAGCTCTTGTGCTTGCGGTTGGCTTTCTTGGTTTCTTTGCAGCCCTGCTCGTTTATGCTGCAAAAGCCTTGAACATTGACGTACCAACGTGTATAACGGATGTTAAACCCTTTACTGAAGGCAAGGTAATCCAGCATGCACCTAACAGGTATGAAATTCACTATCTTGCCAAGATGTGGTATTTTGAGCCAGCGGATGTGGAAATACCAGCAGGCTCAGTGGTGGACATATACCTGACCAGTGGAGATGTGATACATGGTTTTCAGATTGACGGAACAAACGTGAACCTTATGGCTATTCCCGGAACTGTTGCCTACGCAAGGTATAAGTTTGACAAGCCAGGTGTCTATCACATAGTATGCCATGAATACTGTGGCATAGGCCATCAGGATATGGCTACGAAGATAGTAGTCAAGTAAAGGAGGTATGCCATGAAGGTAGACAGAACAATAAGGAACATCATAGTGGCAGAGATAGTCTTCCCAGTCCTGCTCCTTGTTTTTGGTATTTACCACGGCCTAATGCAGGTGCTTTACAGGGCTGGGGTCATAAAGGACATGTCTGTGGGTGGTATTGAATACTATCAGGGTCTTACCTTACACGGGGTTATAAACGCTATAGTTTTCACCACCATAATCATAGTGGCCCTTGGAAACATAGTATTTCTCTACTACCTTAAAAAACCCCTCAGACCTCCTGTGCAGTGGCTCAGTCTTATCCTCATGTTCGGCGGAACTCTTATGGCTGCGTGGGCAATGTTTACTGGCAAGGCAAACGTGCTTTACACCTTTTACCCACCGCTCATAGCCCACTGGACCTTTTATCTCGGTGCTGCTCTTCTGATAGTAGGTTCGATAGTTCCACTCTTCTTTGACTGGTTACCTAACTATGTATCCTGGAGAAGGGAAAACCCCGGGCAGAAGGTGCCTCTTGCCGTTTATGGCATGCTGATAAACCACATCATGTGGGTGATTATGGTGGTGCCTGTGGTTGTTGAAGTGCTCTTTCAGCTTCTTCCCCTGTCTCTTGGCTTAGTTCAGGAGATAAACCCATCCCTTGCGAGAACTCTCTTCTGGGCTTTTGGACATCCTGTGGTTTACTTCTGGCTCCTGCCTGCCTATGTGATGCTCTACACCGTTCTTCCAAGGATAGTTACCGGTGATGGAAAGCTCTATTCGGATGGCGCCGCAAGGTTCGTCTTTATCCTCTTCCTCATACTCTCCTTCCCCGTGGGGCTACATCACCAGTTTACAGAGCCAGGGATAACCAGCAACTACAAGCTTATACATGCCCTTTTTACCTTTGGTGTTGCAGTTCCCAGCATGATAACCGCCTTTACGGTGGCTGCATCCCTTGAATACTCCATAAAGTCAAAATTTCCAGAGGTGAAAAACTCTCTCTTCTACTGGTGGGCAAAGATACCCTACATAAGCCTTGAGGGCAACAAGTGGCTTGTTTCCTATTTCATGGCAGGTCTTTTCCTCTTCTTTGTGGGTGGTATTACTGGCATCATAAACGCCTCTTACAACATGAATCAGGTGGTTCATAACACTTCTTTTGTCCCCGGCCACTTCCACACCACTGTGGGTGGACTTGTGACGCTTGTATTTCTTGGTATGTCTCTTTTCTTCCTCTCCCAGCTAACAGGAAAAGAAATAAGGTTTAAGGGTCTTGCAGTGCTTGCACCCTGGCTCTGGTGGCAGGGCATGCTCATATTTGAATACGCCATGTCTCTGGCAGGCTTTCATGGATTTCCAAGAAGGACAAACACAGGCACATCCTACCTGAACCCTGAATCACCCCTCTACAGGCCGGAATGGGTTGGATACGCCGAGCTTTCTGTGTTTGCAGGAGTTCTTATTGTTGTGGGCTTTGTATTCTGGGCTGTATCCTTCTTTGGAACCTTACTTTCACCTGCGGTTAAAGAAGCTGAGCTTGAAATCCCCACCGCAGAACCCTATCACGATGAAAAGATGCCAGCCCTTCAAAGGCTTACTCCCTGGGTAGTTTTCAGTTCTCTGCTTTTCCTCATATCCTACATACCACCCCTCTACGATGTTACAAAGAGGGGCGTGTTCTTTGACTCACCGGGTTACAACGACAAAAGCCCCGTGCCTATAACCAAACCACAGTCTGCAAAAGATGAAAAGAAAGAAACCGCTGAGGTCAAGTGAGGGTTCCGTCGTGCGCCATCTGTCAGGAGGGCTCTTAGCCCTCCTCTTTTTTATTTTTTCAGCCTTCTCTCAGGAAAGCTCTACTGGCATACCCCCCAACGAGGGAAAAACTCTCGGAAAGGAGCTTCCCGACGTTTTTCTCGTAGACTCTTTCGGAAGGGAGTTCAACCTCCACAGCCTGAAGGGAAAGCCCCTAATCCTGAGCCCCATATACACCAACTGCACCTCCGCATGCCCCATAATAACGGACTCGCTCAAAAAAGTCATCCCGTCCCTGGGAAAGCCCGGCGTAGACTTCTGGGTTCTATCCTTCACCTTTGACCCCACCGATGGGCAGGAGGATATAAAAACCTTTCAGGAAAAGCATGGTCTTGATGGAGATGGATGGAAGGTGGTAAGGGTAAAGAGCAAGGAAGACCTCTTCAGGCTTGTGGATGCCATAGACTTCAGGTTCATGTCTATTCCGGAGACAAAGGACTTTGTTCACCCCAATCTTGTGGTATTCATCTCTCCGGACATGAAGGTCAAAAAGTATGTGTATGGTGTTGTGTTTGATAGCAAGGAGATGCGCAGAGCTCTTGAATATTCTCTGGGTAAGCGGGACATTCTTGAGGACTTTACAAGGTTTCTTTTCTTTGCGGGGCTTATGGGGGTATCCCTCAGCGGTCTGTATCTTGTAATAAGCAGTGCAAGGCTTCTTCACAGAAGAGAAACAAAAAAAACCCTTCACCTGTAGTAAGCCAGCGTTTCCTCCACTATCTTCCTTACCTTTTCCCTTACCTCTCCTTCCCTTGGTCTGTCAAGGAGGCTCTCATACATGTAGCTTCTGTCCACATCTTCATCAAACTCCTCAAAGTCCACGGAAAGGAGAAGCTCCTTTGCCTCCGCACTCAGACGCTCTGGGATTTTCCTACCTGAGAGCCTGCACCACAGGAGAGCCCACGCTCTGGCAAGGGCGATGGGATGGTAGCCTCCTCCCCCCAGATACACGCCATCCCCAAGGACTTCCCTCACAAGGTCAAAGGCTCTCAGAAAGCCCCAGTTGGACAGCTCAAACTTGGAAAGGTAGTCCTCTAAAAGCACATCGGTGCCAAGCTGAAGCACATACACCTCTGGTCTGTAGAGCTCTGCTATTATGGGGATGATTCTTTCTAACACAAACAGAAACTCGCTATCGTTGACTCCCGCAGGTAGAGGTACGTTGAGGTTGTAGCCCCTGCCCTTTCCAGAACCACGCTCATGGAGAAAGCCTCTCTTAAAGGGAAAGGCATACTCGGGGGACTGATGGATGGAAAAAACGAAAACCCTGTCGTCCTCGTAGAAAAAGTCCTGCACTCCGTCACAGTGGTGGGCGTCAAGGTCTATGTAGAGCACCCTTTTGAAGCCCCTTGATAGGATATACTGCAGGGCTACTCCCGGGTCGTTTATAAAGCAAAAGCCCTTTGCCATTGAGGGATAGGCGTGGTGCATGCCACCAGCCGGGTTAAAGGCTGAGTATCCCTCAAGAAATAGCTCCACCGCCTGCACGGAAGAGCCTGTGGCAAGCAGAGAACCTCTCCACATGGCGGGTGAAACTGGATTTTCATAGCTTCCTATGTTGAACTTCTCTCTGTATTCCCTCTTTACGCACTGACACTGGTCGCATTCCTGAAGGGCTCTGAGGTATTCCTCCTCATGAAAGAGTCTCAGCTCCTCCCAGCTGGCGGGTCTGCTCTCTGTAAGCTCTTCCCCCGAAAGGAGCTCCATGACGTGCAGGAGCTCCAAGAGCAGTGAAACCCTCGGAATCCTCAGGGGATGATTCTTTGAATACCTGAGGTTTCTATAGGCGTAGCTACCTATCAGTTTTGAGCTCTTCCGCATAGCTCTTTACCAGCCTGTGGACCTCTCTGTAGTTTATGTCTCCAGCCAGAAGGTAGCTCTTCTCACCATAGCTGAACTTTTTGGAAACGGTTATGCAAAAGTCATCAGTTGCCTGCGATATGTATATATTGGAGATGTAAACATCTTCGTGGCTCGCCTTCTTAAAATACTCCTTCTCTGACCTGTCTGCTCCTTTCTTACCAGTCTTGATGGGATAGGTGAGCCTTGGGTTCACCACATTGTTGGAAACCTGAAGCCCACTTTCTCCTATGACATAAAAAAGCTCAAAGTATGGATACTTTTTGAAAAAATCGTATAGCACAAATTCCCACAGGTCTCTGTCAGTCCTTTTGAGGCTCTCCACTATGTTTTCAAAATCCTGCTTTATCCTGTGCCTTATGTGGTGTATCAACTCCCTTTTCTCATACTCGCAGAGAACCACAGAAGGCTTTTCTTCATGGAATATGAAACAGGAAGCATCGTGCACATCCTCCATCCTTTTTTTCAGTTCTGAGCTGAGCTTGAAAAAGTCCTCAAAGCTTCTAAGGTTTTTTATGGGTATGCAGTAGCCGAACAGGTAGATGGGCTTTGCATCTGCATAGAGCAGGGAGAATTCTCTCTGAAACTCCCGGTATAAATCTACGATTTCTTCTTCTTTCAGCTTCACCCTGGAAAGGGCATATACCTCATTTTCCTCGTAAGAGAGGCTCACGTCTCCCTGTATGGTATTTTTTACGTCCTCGTAAAGTATCCTCTGAAGGCTCTCCCCCTTTGAAGACCCGTATTCTTCCACAAAACCCCTGAGGCCACCTATGTAGAAACAGTAGAAATAGTAATCCTGACCGAAGAGGGACCTTATCTTCTGGAACATGGGAACTGTAGCCTCTCTAAAAAGGCTTGCGTGGTAAAGAACCACATGGTAAAAAAGAACACCCATGTATGAACCCTTTTTGTCCACCAGCAGGATGGGTGATTTGTAGGCGTTAAAAAAGTCCAGAAGCGATGTAAGATGCTCAGGCTTTAAGGTTGCGTTCCTTAACTTCATCAGCGGATGAGCAAGGTCGCCCACTGTCAGATGTTCTCTGTGCTGAGCTTTTATCAGGTCAAGCTTGCTGACTGTGCCTATAGGTCTGTTGTCCCTGACCACAACAAGAAAGTCATAGATACTGAACTCTTCAAAAGCCTTCAGGGCTTCCTTTATACCAAGGTTGTATTCTATTCTTGGCACACCAGTGGCTAAACTCACAAGCTGTATATCTCTCATATGTGAGGTCCTGCCAGGTATCTTCTTCTACTCTCTACGGCTATGAAGGCAAGCAGAACGAGGGTTGCAATTATGAAAAGGCGGGCGGCAACCACTCCACCATCGGCCTGAGCCAGCACCCTGGGTGCCTGAAGGAGTCCCCACTGATAGAGGAGAATAACCAGAAACATGGGAGAAACTATGGCAAAAAAGTAAACCAGCCACTTTGGCACCCTTATAAAAACATCCCTTGTAAGCTCGTGATGAAACCTGTAAACTCCAAATATCCATACAAAAACAATTATTTCAAGGAGGGCAAAGAAGACAAGCATGAAGGTCCCTGCCCAGAAATCAAGCTCGTCTATAAATCCAGGAAGGAAGGCAGAAAGAAGAGCGCCTGAACTTACCATGAGCATGGAAACATTTACAGCCTTTGAATGCTTCCACCTCATCTCATCCTCAAAGAGCGCTATAAGAGGCTGTGTAAGGGCAAGGGAGGAGGTAAGTGCAGCTATAAAAAGAAGGAAGAACCACACCGCAGAGAGAAGCCAGCCAAGGGGCAATGCCATAAGAACTGCAGGCATGGACATAAAGCCAATTCTGAAAGTGCCCTCCTTTGCCAGCTCAGGCACAGCCATGGCCCCAAACATGGCAAAGGCGGCAGGTATGGCTATGGAAGCACCTATGATTACCTCCACAAACTCGTTCAAGCCTGCCGTCCAGAGCCCTGCCTTTAAAACATCCTCACGGGCCTTTACATAGCTGGCGTAGGTGGCTATAGCACCCATACCCAGAGAAAGAGTAAAGAATATCTGCCCTGATGCTTCAAGCCAGACCTGAGGGTCCCATATTCTGCTGAAGTCTGGAGTATAGATGTAGAGAAGCCCTTCAAGACCCTTTCCCCCTCTAATGGACAGAGATACCACCGCAAGGAAAATCCCCATGAGCAGAAGGGCTGGTATTCCCACCTTTGCGGTAAGTTCAATACCCTTGACTATCCCCCTCTGGAGTATATACCAGTTTACCGCAAGGGTTATGAACAAAAAAACAAGGGCGTAAACTGAGGGTTCTGTGTAGTTTCTAAAAAAATCTACATAGGGAGCCATGGCGGTTTTTGCATCACCGCCTTCTACGGGCACTGGCATTTGACCAAAGAGGGAAAGCACTGCAAAGCCCAGCGTCCAGGACTCAATGTATATATAGTAGCAGACAATTAGAAAGGGTATGGCAACGCCTATTGAGCCAAGCACTCTTGCCCAGTTGGCATGATGAAAGAGAGAGCCCATAATCCCCGTCATAGAACCATGACCCTTTGCCCCCGCATACCTTCCTATTACCCACTCCAATATCATTAGTGGTATACCAAGCAGAAAAAGCGCCACAAAGTAGGGAATCATAAAGGCACCGCCGCCGTAGAGGGCAACTTTGGAGGGAAACCTCAGCAGGTTTCCCAGACCTATAGCGTTTCCTGCAGCGGCAAAGATGAGACCTATTCTGGAAGCCCAGGCTTCCCTCTTCTTCATATCTTAAGACCCTTTATTCTTTCCACCGCCTCAAGAAGCCTCTGAGTTGGCACCGTCAGAGATATCCTGAAGTATCCCTCTCCATGCTCTCCAAAGCCGTTGCCCGGAGTGCATACTATTCCACATTCATCAAGCAGCCTTGAAACAAAGCCTGCAGAGGTGTATCCCTCAGGCACCCTCACCCATAGGTAGAAAGTGGCATCAGACTTGTAAACCTTCAGACCTACCTCTTCAAGAGCTTTTACCATGGCCTGTCTTCTTTCCCTGTATGTTTCCCTTATCTTCTGGAGCTCCTCCTCTGGAAGGTTGAGGGCTGTAATGCCTGCCTCCTGAATTGCCTGAAACTGACCAGAGTCCACATTTGTCTTCACCTTCCCCAGTCCAGCAACGAGCTTTTCATTGCCAACCGCCATACCAAGACGCCACCCTGTCATGTTGAAGGTCTTTGAAAAAGAGTGAAACTCTATGGCAACCTCCTTTGCCCCCTCTATCTGCAGTATGGACATGGGTCTTCTGCTTCCAAAGTATATCTCTGAATAGGCAAGGTCTGAAGCCACTATTAAGTTGTGCTCCTTAGCCCACGCTACGAGCTCTCTGTAAAAGCCTTCATCCGCAGTGGCAGAAGTGGGGTTGTTGGGGTAGTTTACCCATATGATTTTTGCCCTTTTGAGCACATCACCCGGAATGCTTTTAAAATCTGGCAGAAAGCCATTCTCTTCCCTCAGGGGCAGTATGTATGGTTCGCCTCCAGCAAAAAGAGTGCCTATCTTGTAGACTGGATACGCCGGGTCAGGACAAAGGACTACATCGCCCGGGTTTATAAAAGCCAGTGGAAAGTGGGCTATACCTTCCTTTGAGCCTATAAGGGTCACCACCTCCTTCTGAGGGTCAAGTTCAACGCCAAAGCGCTTTTTATACCAGTCTGCTACAGCCTGCCTGAAGGAAAGCATGCCCTCGTAGGAGGGATATCTGTGATGCTCGGGCTTTTCTA is a window of Aquificaceae bacterium DNA encoding:
- a CDS encoding SCO family protein — translated: MRHLSGGLLALLFFIFSAFSQESSTGIPPNEGKTLGKELPDVFLVDSFGREFNLHSLKGKPLILSPIYTNCTSACPIITDSLKKVIPSLGKPGVDFWVLSFTFDPTDGQEDIKTFQEKHGLDGDGWKVVRVKSKEDLFRLVDAIDFRFMSIPETKDFVHPNLVVFISPDMKVKKYVYGVVFDSKEMRRALEYSLGKRDILEDFTRFLFFAGLMGVSLSGLYLVISSARLLHRRETKKTLHL
- a CDS encoding thiazole synthase; amino-acid sequence: MLDYERLLEDDYLEIAGRRFRSRLIIGSGKFRSFQENRDVLEASGAEMITVAVRRVNITDPTKENLLDYIDPNKYQILPNTAGCYTAEEAIKTAMLAREATGINWVKLEVIGDQKTLLPDMEETLKAAKFLVKEGFVVLPYIFDDPVYAKKFEDVGCAAVMPLAAPIGSGLGMQNPYNLIFIKEAVSVPVIVDAGIGTAGDIPPVMELGVDGILTNTALAEAKDPIRMAVSMKYATIAGRLAYLAGRMPKRTYAVPSSPLKGVPYKT
- a CDS encoding LL-diaminopimelate aminotransferase: MIEYAHRINALPPYLFAQIDQKKREKLSQGVDLIDLGVGDPDIPTPQPIVEAMKRAVEKPEHHRYPSYEGMLSFRQAVADWYKKRFGVELDPQKEVVTLIGSKEGIAHFPLAFINPGDVVLCPDPAYPVYKIGTLFAGGEPYILPLREENGFLPDFKSIPGDVLKRAKIIWVNYPNNPTSATADEGFYRELVAWAKEHNLIVASDLAYSEIYFGSRRPMSILQIEGAKEVAIEFHSFSKTFNMTGWRLGMAVGNEKLVAGLGKVKTNVDSGQFQAIQEAGITALNLPEEELQKIRETYRERRQAMVKALEEVGLKVYKSDATFYLWVRVPEGYTSAGFVSRLLDECGIVCTPGNGFGEHGEGYFRISLTVPTQRLLEAVERIKGLKI
- a CDS encoding cytochrome c oxidase subunit II, with amino-acid sequence MDKAEKTALVLAVGFLGFFAALLVYAAKALNIDVPTCITDVKPFTEGKVIQHAPNRYEIHYLAKMWYFEPADVEIPAGSVVDIYLTSGDVIHGFQIDGTNVNLMAIPGTVAYARYKFDKPGVYHIVCHEYCGIGHQDMATKIVVK
- the thiS gene encoding sulfur carrier protein ThiS, translated to MKLLVNGKELEVKENITLLALLESSGIQVRPVGLAVAVNEEIVPKSKYGECILKDGDRVEIVNIVGGG
- a CDS encoding acetoin utilization protein AcuC → MRKSSKLIGSYAYRNLRYSKNHPLRIPRVSLLLELLHVMELLSGEELTESRPASWEELRLFHEEEYLRALQECDQCQCVKREYREKFNIGSYENPVSPAMWRGSLLATGSSVQAVELFLEGYSAFNPAGGMHHAYPSMAKGFCFINDPGVALQYILSRGFKRVLYIDLDAHHCDGVQDFFYEDDRVFVFSIHQSPEYAFPFKRGFLHERGSGKGRGYNLNVPLPAGVNDSEFLFVLERIIPIIAELYRPEVYVLQLGTDVLLEDYLSKFELSNWGFLRAFDLVREVLGDGVYLGGGGYHPIALARAWALLWCRLSGRKIPERLSAEAKELLLSVDFEEFDEDVDRSYMYESLLDRPREGEVREKVRKIVEETLAYYR
- the hemG gene encoding protoporphyrinogen oxidase — translated: MIDIAIVGAGISGLSVALHLKRRGFEVHVFEKEELPGGNIQTLQKGGYILELGPQTVLADGKVEEFLKTAGISPQYASESSRIRYVYKKGKLVPLPMSPLSFIKSPLLSLTGKLRVLREPLVPPSVKTEESIAEFVRRRLGKEFLDYVVAPFVSGVYAGNPEELSVKYAVRRVYELEQKFGSLIKGAIKLKALGPGGRLISFEGGNYSLIRHLSSELKVDTENVVLKIRKKDDRFVLDAKKGKYEAKCVVVSAPATSAGYLLRDISWSASEEFDRIYYAPVVVIHASVKRGSVPPGFGFLVPRVEGKRTLGVLFSSQIFTKRAPEGRELLTVYMGGATDPDVVDYEEEALYEIAERELKETLRVDAVDFLNITRWKKGIPQYTLGYGKYIELAKTLERENPGLFLTGNYLNGVSVADCIKGSYEVAKRVEDYLAGVKHFPENSPKSGMV
- a CDS encoding sodium-dependent transporter, which produces MKKREAWASRIGLIFAAAGNAIGLGNLLRFPSKVALYGGGAFMIPYFVALFLLGIPLMILEWVIGRYAGAKGHGSMTGIMGSLFHHANWARVLGSIGVAIPFLIVCYYIYIESWTLGFAVLSLFGQMPVPVEGGDAKTAMAPYVDFFRNYTEPSVYALVFLFITLAVNWYILQRGIVKGIELTAKVGIPALLLMGIFLAVVSLSIRGGKGLEGLLYIYTPDFSRIWDPQVWLEASGQIFFTLSLGMGAIATYASYVKAREDVLKAGLWTAGLNEFVEVIIGASIAIPAAFAMFGAMAVPELAKEGTFRIGFMSMPAVLMALPLGWLLSAVWFFLLFIAALTSSLALTQPLIALFEDEMRWKHSKAVNVSMLMVSSGALLSAFLPGFIDELDFWAGTFMLVFFALLEIIVFVWIFGVYRFHHELTRDVFIRVPKWLVYFFAIVSPMFLVILLYQWGLLQAPRVLAQADGGVVAARLFIIATLVLLAFIAVESRRRYLAGPHI
- a CDS encoding cbb3-type cytochrome c oxidase subunit I encodes the protein MKVDRTIRNIIVAEIVFPVLLLVFGIYHGLMQVLYRAGVIKDMSVGGIEYYQGLTLHGVINAIVFTTIIIVALGNIVFLYYLKKPLRPPVQWLSLILMFGGTLMAAWAMFTGKANVLYTFYPPLIAHWTFYLGAALLIVGSIVPLFFDWLPNYVSWRRENPGQKVPLAVYGMLINHIMWVIMVVPVVVEVLFQLLPLSLGLVQEINPSLARTLFWAFGHPVVYFWLLPAYVMLYTVLPRIVTGDGKLYSDGAARFVFILFLILSFPVGLHHQFTEPGITSNYKLIHALFTFGVAVPSMITAFTVAASLEYSIKSKFPEVKNSLFYWWAKIPYISLEGNKWLVSYFMAGLFLFFVGGITGIINASYNMNQVVHNTSFVPGHFHTTVGGLVTLVFLGMSLFFLSQLTGKEIRFKGLAVLAPWLWWQGMLIFEYAMSLAGFHGFPRRTNTGTSYLNPESPLYRPEWVGYAELSVFAGVLIVVGFVFWAVSFFGTLLSPAVKEAELEIPTAEPYHDEKMPALQRLTPWVVFSSLLFLISYIPPLYDVTKRGVFFDSPGYNDKSPVPITKPQSAKDEKKETAEVK